The genome window cagctgtggttgttgttgttggcgcagctgtggttgttgtagttggagcagctgtggttgttgttgttggagcagctgtggttgttgtagttggagccgctgtggttgttgtagttggagccgctgtggttgttgtagttggagctgctgtggttgttgttgttggagccgctgtggttgttgtagttggcgcagctgtggttgttgtagttggagcctttgtggttgttgtttttacagccgctgttgttgttgtagttggagccatcgtggttgttgttgttggggccgctgtggttgttgttgttggagcagctgtagttgttgttgttggagcagctgtggttgttgttgttggcgcagctgtggttgttgtagttggagcagctgtagttgttgttgttggagcggctgtggttgttgtagttggagccattgtggtagatgttgttggagcagctgtggttgttgttgttggagcagctgtggttgttgtagttggagccattgtggtagatgttgttggagcagctgtggttgttgttgttggagctgctgtggttgttgttgttggagaagctgtggttgttgttgttggagccgctgttgttgttgtagttggagaagctgtggttgttgttgttggtgcagctgtggttgttgtagtcagagccgctgtggttgttgtagttggcgcagctgtggtggttgttgtttgagcagctgtggttgttgtagttggggcagctgttgttgttgtagttggagcagctgtagttgttgttgttggagctgctgtggttgttgttgttagagCCGCTGgggttgttgtagttggtgcagctgtggttgttgttgttagagaagctgaagttgttgttgttggagcggctgtggttgttgtagttggagccattgtggtagatgttgttggagcagctgtggttgttgttgttggagccgctgttgttgttgtagttggagccattgtggtagatgttgttggagcagctgtggttgttgttgttggagctgctgtggttgttgtagttggagctgctgtggttgttgtagttggggcagctgtggttgttgttgttggggcagctgtggttgttgttgttggagcagctgtggtagttgtagttggagccattgtggttgttgttgttggagccgctgttgttgttgtagttggagccattgtggttgttggagcagctgtggttgttgtagttggagccgctgtggttgttgttgttggagccgctgtggttgttgttgttggtgcagctgtggttgttgtagttggagccgctgtggttgttgtagttggagccgctgtggttgttgtagttggagctgctgtggttgttgttgttggagccgctgtggttgttgtagttggtgcagctgtggttgttgttgttggagaggctgtggttgttgttgttggagcagctgtggttgttgttgttggcgcagctgtggttgttgtagttggagcagctgtagttgttgttgttggagctgctgtggttgttgttgttggagccgctgttgttgttgtagttggagccattgtggtagatgttgttggagcagctgtggttgttgttgttggtgcagctgtggttgttgtagtcggAGCCgaagttgttgttgtagttggcgcagctgtggttgttgtagttggagccattgtggtagatgttgttggagcagctgtggttgttgtagttggagctgctgtggttgttgtagttggagctgctgtggttgttgttgttggagccgctgtggttgttgtagttggcgcagctgtggttgttgtagttggagcagctgtagttgttgttgttggagctgctgtggttgttgttgttggagccgctgttgttgttgcagttggagccattgtggtagatgttgttggagcagctgtggttgttgttgttggtgcagctgtggttgttgtagttggagctgctgtggttgttgtagttggggcagctgtggttgttgttgttggggcagctgtggttgttgttgttggagaagctgtggttgttgttgttggtgcagctgtggttgttgtagtcggagccgctgtggttgttgtagttggcgcagctgtggtggttgttgtttgagcagctgtggttgttgttgttggggcagctgtggttgttgttgttggagcagctgtggttgttgtagttggggcagctgttgttgttgtagttggagcagctgtagttgttgttgttggagctgctgtggttgttgttgttagagCCGCTGgggttgttgtagttggtgcagctgtggttgttgttgttggagcagctgtggttgttggcgcagctgtggttgttgtagttggagccgctgtggttgttgttgttggagcagctgttgttgttgttgttggagccattgtggtagatgttgttggagcagctgtggttgttgttgttggcgcagctgtggttgttgtagttggagcagctgtggttgttgttgttggtgcagctgtggttgttgttgttggagctgctgtggttgttgtagttggagcagctgtggttgttgttgttggagctgctgtggttgttgtagttggagctgctgtggttgttgtagttggcgcagctgtggttgttgttgttggagctgctgtggttgttgtagtttgAGCCATTGTGGTagatgttgttggagcagctgtggttgttgtagttggagctgctgtggttgttgtagttggacctgctgtggttgttgtagttggggcagctgtggttgttgttgttggtgcagctgtggttgttgtagtcggagctgctgtggttgttgtagttggagcagctgtagttgttgttgttggtgcagctgtggttgttgtagtcggagccgctgttgttgttgtagttggcgcagctgtggttgttgtagttggagccgcagtggttgttgtagttggagccgctgtggttgttgtagttggagctgctgtggttgttgtagttggagctgctgtggttgttgttgttggcgaagctgtggttgttgtagttggagcagctgtggttgttgtagttggagctgctgtggttgttgtagttggagctgctgtggttgttgtagttggagctgctgtggttgttgtagttggggcagctgtggttgttgttgttggtgcagctgtggttgttgtagttggagctgctgtggttgttgcagttggagcagctgtagttgttgttgttggtgcagctgtggttgttgtagtcggagccgctgttgttgttgtagttggcgcNNNNNNNNNNNNNNNNNNNNNNNNNNNNNNNNNNNNNNNNNNNNNNNNNNNNNNNNNNNNNNNNNNNNNNNNNNNNNNNNNNNNNNNNNNNNNNNNNNNNCAGCTGTGGTATGTTGTTGTTGGAGGCGCtgtggtgttgttttgttgggcagctggttgttgttgttggtgcagctgtggttgttgttgttgggtcagctgaggttgttgttgttgggcagctgtggttgttgtagttggcagctgtggttgttgttgttgggcagctgtggttgttgttgttggggcagctgtggttgttgttgttggagctgctgtggttgttgttgttggagcttgtggtgttgttgttggcagctgtggttgttgttgttggagcagctgtggttgttgttgttggggcagctgtggttgttgttgttggcagctctgtggttgttgttgttggagagctgtggttgttgttgttgggtcagctgtggttgttgttttggggcagctgtggttgttgtagttggagcagctgtggttgttgttgttggagcagctgtggttgttgttgttggcgcagctgtggttgttgtagttggggcagctgtggttgttgttgttggagcagctgtggttgttgtagttggagcaactgtggttgttgttgttggagcagctgtggttgttgttgttgtagcagctgaggttgtttttgttggacgctgtggttgttgtagttgggcagctgtgttgttgttgttggaggcgctgttgttgttttagttggagcggctgtggttgttgttgttggagctgctgtggttgttgttgttggagcagctgtggttgttgtagttggagcagctgtggttgttgttgttggagctgctgtggttgttgtagttggagccattgtggttgttgttgttggagctgctgtggttgttgttgttggagcagctgtggttgttgttgttggagcagctgtggttgttgttgttggagcagctgtggttgttgttgttggagcagctgtggttgttgtagttggagcagctgtggttgttgttgttggagcagctgtggttgttgtagttggggcagctgtggttgttgtagttggagcagctgtggttgttgttgttggagccactgtggttgttgttgttggagcagctgaggTAGATGTAGTAGTCACAGCTGTGGTAGTTGTAGttgcagcagctgtggttgaTGTAGTTcgggcagctgtggttgttgttgttggagctgctgtggttgttgttgttggagcagctgtggttgttgtagttggggaagctgtggttgttgtagttggggcagctgtggttgttgttgttggagctgctgtggttgttgttgttggagcagctgtggttgttgttgttggagcagctgtggttgttgtagttggggcagctgtggttgttgttattggggcagctgtggttgttgtacttggagctgctgtggttgttgttgttggagcagctgtggttgttgtagttggggaagctgtggttgttgtagttggggcagctgtggttgttgttgttggagccgctgtggttgttgtagttgcagctgctgtggttgttgtagttggagctgctgtggttgttgttgttggagccattgtggttgttgttgttggggcagctgtggttgttgttgttggatccgctgtggttgttgtagttggggcagcagtggttgttgtttttggagctgctgtggttgttgttgttggagcagctgtggttgttgttgttggagcagctgtggttgttgtagttggcacagctgtggttgttgttgttggagctgctgtggttgttgtagttggagccattgtggttgttgttgttggagctgctgtggttgttgttgttggagcagctgtggttgttgttgttggagcagctgtggttgttgttgttggcacatctgtggttgttgttgttggagcagctgtggttgttgtagttggggcagctgtggttgttgttgttggggcagctgtggttgttgtagttggagccattgtggttgttgttgttggatctgctgtggttgttgttgttggagcagctgtggttgttgttgttggagcagctgtggttgttgttgttggcacatctgtggttgttgttgttggagcagctgtggttgttgtagttggcacagctgtggttgttgttgttggagctgctgtggttgttgtagttggagccattgtggttgttgttgttggagctgctgtggttgttgttgttggagcagctgtggttgttgttgttggagcagctgtggttgttgttgttggcacatctgtggttgttgttgttggagcagctgtggttgttgtagttggggcagctgtggttgttgttgttggggcagctgtggttgttgttgttggagcagctgtggttgttgttgttggagaagctgtggttgttgtagttggggcagctgtggttgttgtagttggagcagctgtggttgttgttgttggagcagctgtggttgttgtagttggcacagctgtggttgttgttgttggagctgctgtggttgttgtagttggagccattgtggttgttgttgttggagctgctgtggttgttgttgttggagcagctgtggttgttgttgttggagcagctgtggttgttgttgttggcacatctgtggttgttgttgttggagcagctgtggttgttgtagttggggcagctgtggttgttgttgttggggcagctgtggttgttgtgcttggagctgctgtggttgttgttgttggagcagctgtggttgttgttgttggagaagctgtggttgttgtagttgggtcagctgtggttgttgttgttggggcagctgtggttgttgttgttggagctgctgtggttgttgttgttgggccagctgtggttgttgttgttggagccactgtggttgttgtagttggagccattgtggttgttgttgttggagcagctgtggttgttgtagttggagctgctgtggttgttgtagttggagctgctgtggttgttgttgttggagccattgtggttgttgttgttggggcagctgtggttgttgttgttggatccgctgtggttgttgtagttggggcagctgtggttgttgttgttggagctgctgtggttgttgttgttggagcagctgtggttgttgttgttggagcagctgtggttgttgtagttggcacagctgtggttgttgttgttggagctggtgtggttgttgtagttggagccattgtggttgttgttgttggagctgctgtggttgttgttgttgggccagctgtggttgttgtagttggagctgctgtggttgttgtagttggagctgctgtggttgttgttgttggagccattgtggttgttgttgttggggcagctgtggttgttgttgttggatccgctgtggttgttgtagttggggcagcagtggttgttgttgttggagctgctgtggttgttgttgttggagcagctgtggttgttgttgttggagcagctgtggttgttgtagttggcacagctgtggttgttgtttttggagctgctgtggttgttgtagtttgagccattgtggttgttgttgttgttggagccgcagtGGTTGatgtagttggggcagctgtggttgttgtagttggggcagctgtggttgttgttgttggggcagctgtggttgttgttgttggagctgctgtggttgttgttgttggagcagctgtggttgttgttgttggagcagctgtggttgttgttgttggggcagctgtggttgttgttgttggagctgctgtggttgttgttgttggagcagctgtggttgttgttgttggagcagctgtggttgttgtagttggggcagctgtggttgttgttgttggggtagctgtggttgttgttgttggagctgctgtggttgttgttgttggagcagctgtggttgttgttgttggagcagctgtggttgttgtagttggcacagctgtggttgttgttgttggagccactgtggttgttgttgttggagctgctgtggttgttgttgttggggcagctgtggttgttgttgttggagccactgtggttgttgtagttggagccattgtggttgttgttgttgttggatcagctgtggttgttgtagttggagctgctgtggttgttgtagttggagctgctgtggttgttgttgttggagcagctgtggttgttgttgttggggcagctgtggttgttgttgttggatccgctgtggttgttgtagttggggcagctgtagttgttgttgttggagccattgtggttgtcgttgttggagcagctgtggttgttgttgttggggcagctgtggttgttgttgttggatccgctgtggttgttgttgttggatccgctgtggttgttgtagttggagctgctgtggttgttgtagttggtgcagctgtggttgttgttgttggagaggctgtggttgttgttgttggagccgctgtggttgttgtagttggtgcagctgtggttgttgttgttggagaggctgtggttgttgtagttggggcagctgtggttgttgttgttggggcagctgtggttgttgttgttggagctgctgtggttgttgttgttggagcagctgttgttgttgttgttggagcagctgtggttgttgttgttggagctgctgtggttgttgtagttggagccattgtggttgttgttgtttgagctgctgtggttgttgtacttggggcagctgtggttgttgttgttggatccgctgtggttgttgtagttggggcagctgtggttgttgttgttggggcagctgtggttgttgttgttggagctgctgtggttgttgttgttggagcagctgtggttgttgttgttggagcagctgtggttgtagttggcacagctgtggttgttgttgttggagctgctgtggttgttgctTGGAGATCTGCATCCCCTGCAACTATGGCGTAGAAGTTAAActaatttttttctttgagccGCTGCATTATAGATCACCTCTTTAGTGTGTTGGTCAGTCAGTCTCATGGTCAGTTGGTCTTTCAGTCGCATCGTCGTTCAGTCCCCAATTTTTCCCAACtctgttggagcagctgtggttgttgttgttggagctgctgtatttattgtttggAGATCTGCCTCCACTGCAAGTATGACGTAGAAGTTAAACTAATTTTTATCTTTGAGCCGCTGCATTATAGATCACCTCtttagtgtgtttgtcagtcagtcTCATGGTCAGTTGGTCTTTCATTCGTATCGTCGTTCATTACCCACTTTTTCCCCACTCTGGCCAGCCACAGTTATGGCCGTCTGAGGCTGATATTTGGCCTGAGTGAGTAGTGATGAAGAATATCTTTTCAACATAGTTTAATGTGTCTTTGCATAAGAAATACTTGATGAGGTGCAGGACAACATTCTACCTTTAAGTCATGTCATTCCCTAAACCTTTTATTGTACTTATTTTGTATCAAGATACTGTAAAGGCAATTGAAGTAATATCACTCAGCTTACCTGTTAGAATCAAGAAAATTGTTGTGATCCGTGCCACACCCATCTTGTCTTCCTTCTATAAATAAATGAGCCAACAATGCAGAGATTTACTGCACCTGTCACCATGTTGAAACCTTTTGTACAACAATGACTAGCCCATAGAATCATTGCTTTCACTGTCATGTAAATGATGCAATCCCCAGGAGCATCAAGTGTGTTCTCTTCTTCTATtgtaaaacaataattttaccaatctaaatgtaaaagtaatactttttttctttgtatttctgttccttttctgtttttaatgaaacaagCTTTTATTCTGAGAACAACTGAGTCATTCTTGCAGCATTCATCTAAAGGTAAATTTAACATGGTTACAtcatatcattttattgatcaTGATATTTTAAACATCATTAAGCATTCTTGTCTCCATTAGGTTTTATCCAGATAAGAGTTGACGGAATAGACACATCTACATCTACAGACTGAAAGTAGGCTGTCAACTTTTTTGGAAATGGCccagaaaagacagcaggagtcaGGAGCAGagtaaagaaagaagaaactgtGAGATGATGCTTGTGCATGACTTGCACGGTCCATGTTTAATCATCCTTAAATAAGGGAAATGTGCTGCTAATGTTATGCTTAGCCCAGCATACACCTCCAACTAGCTGACGTCATTGCTAATGTTACCAAActcaaaacattaaacacattaaacattatcTATGCATTTCACAAGTAACTGAC of Acanthopagrus latus isolate v.2019 chromosome 10, fAcaLat1.1, whole genome shotgun sequence contains these proteins:
- the LOC119027761 gene encoding LOW QUALITY PROTEIN: transcription factor SPT20 homolog (The sequence of the model RefSeq protein was modified relative to this genomic sequence to represent the inferred CDS: substituted 1 base at 1 genomic stop codon), with product QQPQQLQQQQPQLLQQQQQQLLQQQQPQQLQQQQPQLPQQQQPQLPQLQQPQPLQQQQPQLHQLQQPQRLQQQQPQPLQQQQPQLHQLQQPQQLQLQQPQRIQQQQPQRIQQQQPQLPQQQQPQLLQQRQPQWLQQQQLQLPQLQQPQRIQQQQPQLPQQQQPQLLQQQQPQQLQLQQPQQLQLQPQQLQQQQPQLPQQQQPQLLQQQQPQLLQQQQPQQLQQQQPQLPQQQQPQLPQLQQPQLPQLHQPLRLQQQQQPQWLKLQQPQQLQKQQPQLCQLQQPQLLQQQQPQLLQQQQPQQLQQQQPLLPQLQQPQRIQQQQPQLPQQQQPQWLQQQQPQQLQLQQPQQLQLQQPQLAQQQQPQQLQQQQPQWLQLQLQQQQPQLRQLQQPQQLQLQQPQQLQQQQPQLLQLQQPQQLQQQQPQLHQQQQPQLLQLQQPQLRQQQQPQLLQQHLPQWLQQQQQQLLQQQQPQRLQLQQPQLRQQPQLLQQQQPQLHQLQQPQRLXQQQPQQLQQQQLQLLQLQQQQLPQLQQPQLLQQQQPQLPQQQQPQLLKQQPPQLRQ